The Blastocatellia bacterium genomic sequence TCCGTTGCGCGGTAGCACGCTACTGGTTTTGGGCACGAGCTGCCTGTTTTTGTTCGGCGCGTTGTGTTGGGGGATTCTGCTCTCAGCTGTCACGCGGCAGCAGTTGGCTGCCTTTCAGTTGGGCATTCTGACATCGTTTTTACCAGCGTTTTTGTTGTCGGGATTCATCTTCTCTATCGAGAATATGCCGGGCGTTGTGCAATTGATCACTCACATCTTTCCCGCCCGTTACTTTGTGACGGCGCTGAAGGGAATTTTTCTCAAGGGAGTCAGTGTGCGCGTCTTGTGGGTGGAGTTGTTGTTTCTGCTCATCTATGCCGTCATTGTTTTCGTGCTGGCGACGCGCGCGCTCAGACGCCAGTTAGCCTGATCGTATGTGGTCACGGGTTCGCGAGATCGTTCGCAAAGAATTTCGCCAGGTGTTGCGCAATCCGCGCGCGCGGATTCTCTTATTCGTGCCGCCGATCATGCAATTGCTGATATTTGGCTACGCCGTCAACCTGGATGTCGAACACGGCGCGGTTGGATGGCTCGATCAAGATCAGACGCCGGCGAGCCGCGCGTTGTGTGCATCCATAGATGCGTCGGCGTACCTTGACATCGTGGCGGTTTATGCGCAGGAAGAGGACATTCACGTGGCGCTCGATCATGGCGCTGTGCAAGCCGTCGTGCATGTGCTACCCGGCTTTGGACGTGATCTGGAACGAGGAGAGACGGCGACAGTTCAGATCTTAATTGAAGGGACCAATTCCAATACGGCCTCGATCCTGGCCAACTATCTCAACCAACTGATCGCGCAGTATTCACGGCAGGTGTTTGCTCAGAGGCTATCGGAGCGACGCATCGGCGCGACTATGCCGAGCGCTGAACCGGTTGAGCTGCGTGTGCCGACGCTGGCGGTGAAAAGTCGTGTGTGGTTCAACCCTGAACTGCGCACTCGCAACTATTTTGTGCCCGGCGTGATTGCTAACATCATCACGTTGATTACACTGATGCTGACGGCGCTCGGCCTGGTGCGCGAGCGGGAGATCGGCACGATGGAACAATTGATGGTCACACCGCTTCGTCCCATTGAGTTGATGTTGGGCAAGACATTGCCATTTGCGCTGGTTGGCTTGATTGACGTGGTGGTGATGACGATGCTCGCGCTGATTGTGTTTGACGTACCATTTCAGGGCAGTGGGTGGCTCTTGTTGATCAGCGCCATTGTCTACTTGTTAACTTCGTTGGGCATCGGGTTGTTCATCTCGACGATCTCACGCACGCAGCAGCAAGCGGTGATGTCATCGTTTTTTTTCTTTCTGCCGGCCTTCGCGCTGAGCGGATTTGCGTTTCCCATCCGCAATATGCCCGAACCGGTGCAGTATGTGACCTATCTGAATCCCGTTCGCTATTTCATCGAAATTGTGCGCGGCATTTTTCTGAAGGGTGTAGGCCTGGATGTGCTCTGGCCGCAACTGCTGATCTTGTTGGTGCTGGGCACCATGATTTTGGGGTTCAGCGCATGGCGCTTTCACAAGCGGCTCGATTAGCGCGATGCGCGCGGCGGCAAGGAGGTTCTTGCGGACTAGCGCGCGTGCGCCCGTTCGCTCCTGCCATCCGCGTTCCATCCCGTGTGTGGTGATACCGAGCGTGCGCGTTCCCAGCCGGATGATGCTCAAATCGCTCTAAGCGGCTTTGGCCATGCGTTTGGTTTGACTGGCTTCGACGTAGATCTCTTCAGGCGGCTCGCGCAAGTCCCAGACCAGTCCGACCCACGAGAGCAGTTTCAAGATATAGTGAGTCACATCAATTTCCCACCAATAAAATCCTTGTCGCTCTGACCCTGGATAGCGATGGTGGTTATTGTGCCAGCCCTCGCCAAGCGTGATCATGGCAATCAGCCAACTGTTGCGGCTCTCGTCGCCGGTGGCGAAGCGGCGACGGCCAATAACATGCGCCAGTGAGTTGACCGTGTAGGTGCAGTGGGCCAAGATGATCGTGCTGATGAAAAAGCCCCATGTCAGCAGTTGCAAGCCTGACGTGTGCAGCCCTGGCGCCATCTTTTGCAGGACCCAGCCTAGCAAAAATAGCCCAACGGCGAGCGAGACGGGGCCAATCAAGTGGTAGCGGTTGAGAAAACGTAATTCAGGGAATTTGGCCAGGTCAGGAATGGCTTTGAAATCCGTCCTCGTGTACTTGGAACACAAAATCCAGCCAATATGTGACCACCAAAAGCCTCTGG encodes the following:
- a CDS encoding ABC transporter permease yields the protein MWSRVREIVRKEFRQVLRNPRARILLFVPPIMQLLIFGYAVNLDVEHGAVGWLDQDQTPASRALCASIDASAYLDIVAVYAQEEDIHVALDHGAVQAVVHVLPGFGRDLERGETATVQILIEGTNSNTASILANYLNQLIAQYSRQVFAQRLSERRIGATMPSAEPVELRVPTLAVKSRVWFNPELRTRNYFVPGVIANIITLITLMLTALGLVREREIGTMEQLMVTPLRPIELMLGKTLPFALVGLIDVVVMTMLALIVFDVPFQGSGWLLLISAIVYLLTSLGIGLFISTISRTQQQAVMSSFFFFLPAFALSGFAFPIRNMPEPVQYVTYLNPVRYFIEIVRGIFLKGVGLDVLWPQLLILLVLGTMILGFSAWRFHKRLD
- a CDS encoding acyl-CoA desaturase, with the translated sequence MHVACLLVIWSGVSWTAIIVCAITVVVRMFAVTGGYHRYFSHRTYKTSRPFQFILGLLGTTAVQKGPLWWAALHRDHHRYSDTPKDIHSPVTRGFWWSHIGWILCSKYTRTDFKAIPDLAKFPELRFLNRYHLIGPVSLAVGLFLLGWVLQKMAPGLHTSGLQLLTWGFFISTIILAHCTYTVNSLAHVIGRRRFATGDESRNSWLIAMITLGEGWHNNHHRYPGSERQGFYWWEIDVTHYILKLLSWVGLVWDLREPPEEIYVEASQTKRMAKAA